Below is a genomic region from Bacillus mycoides.
ACTCCAACTATTTGCTCCTAAAATAACGACAATTGGATCAGCCCCTGCCGGAGGATGCGTTGTTCTTGTTAACATCATAATAGCAATCGACACCCCGACTGCTAAAGCAATTGTCCAATATTCATTCCCAAACAAATGATATATTGATAGACCAATGAAAGTTGAAATCAAATGTCCTCCAATAATATTACGCGGCTGAGATAGCGGTGCATTCCAAACTCCAAACGCTAATACACAACTCGCTCCAAATGGAGCCATTAGTAATTCTGTAGAAGTTATACTCGTTAAATATGTTAAGGTGAGAATTGTTAAAAATCCCCCCAGTAGTCCCGTTAAAGAATCCTTTATATTTACTTGTAATGGACTTCTCCCTTTCCCTTTCATTTTTGCAAAATATCGTACACTTATTGGTTGAGCCTCTTTCTGCTTAGCTGCTGTTATATTATCCATCGTTTTCCTCCTTTATCGCGCTATTCGCAGGGATGGACATCCCACTGACTAAAGTCTCACTTTATTTACCAATAATTATAACCCGAATTAACTAACCTGTAAATATTCATTTTAGAGGTTAGTTAAAAGATACAAAAAAAAGAATCAACTGCTATAAGCTGATTCCTAAACCTCTTCAGATTTTCGAACCTGAAATTTTGCTGCTTTTTTCCGGTTCCCACATATTTTCATAGAACACCATTTTCGTTTTCCACTTTTATCTATAAATAATAAAACACAGTCGGGGTTTGAACACCTTTTAAGAGAAATAAGCTTATTTTCTGCTATTAACGTTAAAGCATCAAATGCAATTAACGATACAAGTACATCCTCAATTTCTCCAACTGGGATAGGTACTAGACGCTGTTCAATGACTTTATATGTAAATGGTGCCTTCTCAATTTGTTTTTCTAAATACGCAATAAAATCATTAGAAATTTCGTGCAGATCAGCAATTGCCTCAAACTGTTTTCTCAGTACTTCTCTTACCTCTAATATGCTAGATGTAACTTGATTCACTCGCTCTTGAATTCCTATAAGTGTTTTTTCATTCCAAAAAGGAAGATTAGCCTTTATTACATGTAGCCATTCTAATACATCTTCATCTGTTATTAATAAATCATAACGTTGTCCACGCCTAACTAACTCTGTATTCACTAAATCTAATGAGAGATTTCCAGA
It encodes:
- a CDS encoding HPP family protein, coding for MDNITAAKQKEAQPISVRYFAKMKGKGRSPLQVNIKDSLTGLLGGFLTILTLTYLTSITSTELLMAPFGASCVLAFGVWNAPLSQPRNIIGGHLISTFIGLSIYHLFGNEYWTIALAVGVSIAIMMLTRTTHPPAGADPIVVILGANSWSYLVTPVLVGSVVIVVIALFINNMSSKRNYPTFWI
- a CDS encoding CGNR zinc finger domain-containing protein, translating into MQETKQFPLISGNLSLDLVNTELVRRGQRYDLLITDEDVLEWLHVIKANLPFWNEKTLIGIQERVNQVTSSILEVREVLRKQFEAIADLHEISNDFIAYLEKQIEKAPFTYKVIEQRLVPIPVGEIEDVLVSLIAFDALTLIAENKLISLKRCSNPDCVLLFIDKSGKRKWCSMKICGNRKKAAKFQVRKSEEV